A stretch of the Streptomyces sp. WMMB303 genome encodes the following:
- a CDS encoding histidine triad nucleotide-binding protein: MASNGEPQQDCLFCKIVAGEVPATLVRETDTTVAFRDINPQAPTHVLVIPKAHYPDAASLAAASPELIADVVREAEEVAALERIAVPDGGPGTGYRVVFNTGSGAGQTVFHAHAHVLGGRGLEWPPG; encoded by the coding sequence ATGGCTTCCAACGGAGAACCGCAGCAGGACTGCCTGTTCTGCAAGATCGTCGCAGGTGAGGTGCCCGCGACGCTGGTGCGGGAGACCGACACGACCGTCGCCTTCCGGGACATCAACCCCCAGGCGCCCACCCATGTGCTGGTGATCCCGAAGGCGCACTACCCGGACGCGGCGTCCCTCGCGGCGGCCTCTCCGGAGCTGATCGCCGACGTGGTGCGGGAGGCCGAGGAGGTGGCGGCGCTGGAGCGGATCGCCGTACCGGACGGCGGGCCCGGCACCGGGTACCGGGTGGTCTTCAACACCGGGTCCGGCGCCGGTCAGACCGTCTTCCACGCGCACGCGCACGTGCTCGGCGGCCGCGGTCTGGAATGGCCCCCCGGATGA
- a CDS encoding 16S rRNA (uracil(1498)-N(3))-methyltransferase has product MSAPVFLADAGLLRPGTVVLDGPEGRHAVAVRRLRPGEEVVLTDGAGTGAYGSVTAAEGKDRLEVAVREVRTEPAPRPRITVVQALPKGDRGELAVETMTETGVDAVVPWAASRAVTRWKGERAAKSLAKWRNTAREAGKQARRLRFPEVAGLAATREVAALLEAADFAAVLHEEGGTPLASAALPEAGEIVLVVGPEGGVAPEELEVFARAGAAPLRLGPSVLRTSTAGTAATAVLLARCGRWG; this is encoded by the coding sequence GTGAGCGCGCCGGTGTTCCTGGCCGACGCCGGGCTGCTGCGGCCCGGCACGGTGGTGCTGGACGGTCCGGAGGGGCGGCACGCGGTCGCGGTCCGCCGGCTCCGGCCCGGCGAGGAGGTCGTCCTCACGGACGGCGCGGGCACCGGTGCGTACGGGAGCGTGACCGCGGCCGAGGGCAAGGACCGGCTGGAGGTCGCCGTCCGCGAGGTGCGTACCGAGCCCGCGCCCCGTCCCCGGATCACCGTCGTCCAGGCGCTGCCCAAGGGCGACCGCGGGGAGCTGGCCGTGGAGACGATGACGGAGACGGGGGTGGACGCCGTGGTGCCGTGGGCGGCGTCCCGCGCGGTCACCCGGTGGAAGGGGGAGCGGGCGGCCAAGTCGCTCGCCAAGTGGCGGAACACGGCGCGGGAGGCGGGCAAGCAGGCCCGGCGGCTGCGGTTCCCCGAGGTGGCCGGGTTGGCCGCCACCCGGGAGGTCGCCGCGCTGCTGGAGGCCGCCGACTTCGCCGCGGTGCTGCACGAGGAGGGCGGCACGCCGCTGGCTTCGGCGGCCCTGCCGGAGGCGGGGGAGATCGTGCTGGTCGTCGGCCCGGAGGGTGGGGTCGCGCCGGAGGAGCTGGAGGTCTTCGCGCGGGCCGGGGCCGCGCCGCTGCGGCTCGGGCCGAGCGTGCTGCGGACCTCCACGGCCGGTACGGCGGCCACCGCGGTGCTGCTCGCCCGGTGCGGGCGGTGGGGGTGA
- a CDS encoding nitronate monooxygenase: MSTSPPSLSELTAHPLIQAPMAGGVSRPELVAAVCEAGGLGFLAAGYKTPEAMYEEIRQLRQLTGRPFGVNLFMPQPRTADPAAVEVYREQLAGEAAWYETELGDPEGKTDDAYEAKLAVLHDDPVPVVSFHFGCPARRVLERFAALGTCTVVTVTSVAEARVAQAAGAQAVCVQGVEAGGHQGTHRDDPQDGRGSAGVGLLSLLAQVGEAIQLPLVAAGGLMRGRQIAAVRAAGAVAAQLGTAFLATAESGAHPLHKRALTDPLFTRTELTRAFSGRPARGLVNRFVREHGPYAPAAYPQVHYLTAGLRRAAAKAGDPQAMALWAGQGHRLARELPAGQLVEVLMAECDEARAELREAGS; the protein is encoded by the coding sequence ATGTCCACCTCGCCGCCTTCGCTCTCCGAGCTGACTGCGCACCCCCTCATCCAGGCGCCGATGGCGGGTGGGGTCTCCCGCCCCGAGCTGGTGGCGGCGGTGTGCGAGGCCGGCGGACTGGGCTTCCTGGCCGCCGGATACAAGACGCCGGAGGCGATGTACGAGGAGATCCGGCAGCTCCGGCAGCTCACCGGGCGCCCGTTCGGCGTCAACCTGTTCATGCCGCAGCCCCGCACCGCCGACCCCGCCGCGGTGGAGGTCTACCGCGAGCAGCTCGCCGGTGAGGCCGCCTGGTACGAGACGGAGCTGGGCGATCCGGAAGGCAAGACGGACGACGCCTACGAGGCGAAGCTCGCGGTCCTGCACGACGATCCGGTGCCGGTCGTCTCCTTCCACTTCGGCTGCCCCGCCCGCCGGGTGCTGGAGCGGTTCGCGGCGCTGGGCACCTGCACCGTCGTCACCGTGACCTCGGTCGCCGAGGCGCGGGTGGCGCAGGCGGCCGGTGCGCAGGCCGTGTGCGTGCAGGGCGTCGAGGCGGGCGGCCACCAGGGCACGCACCGGGACGATCCGCAGGACGGCCGGGGAAGCGCCGGTGTCGGGCTGCTGTCCCTGCTCGCGCAGGTCGGGGAAGCGATACAGCTTCCTCTCGTGGCCGCGGGCGGGCTGATGCGCGGTCGGCAGATCGCCGCCGTGCGCGCGGCGGGCGCCGTCGCGGCCCAGTTGGGCACCGCGTTCCTGGCCACCGCGGAGTCCGGCGCCCACCCGCTGCACAAGCGGGCGCTGACCGACCCGCTGTTCACCCGCACCGAGCTGACCCGGGCTTTCTCGGGGCGCCCGGCACGGGGGCTGGTCAACCGCTTCGTGCGCGAGCACGGCCCGTACGCGCCGGCCGCCTATCCGCAGGTGCACTATCTGACGGCCGGGCTGCGCCGGGCGGCGGCGAAGGCGGGCGATCCGCAGGCGATGGCGCTGTGGGCGGGGCAGGGGCACCGGCTGGCCCGGGAGTTGCCCGCCGGGCAGCTCGTGGAGGTGCTGATGGCGGAGTGCGACGAGGCACGTGCCGAGCTGCGGGAGGCGGGATCGTGA
- the dnaJ gene encoding molecular chaperone DnaJ has product MATDYYAVLGVQRDASQDEIKKAFRRLARELHPDVNPDPKTQERFKEINTAYEVLSDPQKKQVYDLGGDPASGAAGGGAGGFGGGFGNFSDIMDAFFGTAAQRGPRSRTRRGQDAMIRLDIDLEEATFGTTKEIQVDTAVVCNSCSGDGAAPGTSAQTCDMCRGRGEVSQVTRSFLGQVMTSRPCPQCQGFGTVVPTPCPECAGDGRVRSRRSLTVKIPAGVDNGTRIQLSGEGEVGPGGGPAGDLYVEIHENSHSTFQRRGDDLHCTVTIPMTAAALGTKVPLETLDGMEEIDIRPGTQSGQSVPLHERGVTHLRGGGRGQLIVHVEVTTPTKLEAEEEELLRRLAKLRGEERPTGQFQPGQQGLFSRLKDAFNGR; this is encoded by the coding sequence GTGGCGACGGACTACTACGCGGTCCTCGGCGTGCAGCGTGACGCCTCGCAGGACGAGATCAAGAAGGCGTTCCGCAGGCTCGCGCGCGAGCTGCACCCGGACGTCAACCCGGATCCGAAGACCCAGGAGCGGTTCAAGGAGATCAACACCGCCTACGAGGTGCTCTCGGACCCGCAGAAGAAGCAGGTCTACGACCTGGGCGGGGACCCGGCCTCGGGTGCCGCGGGCGGCGGCGCCGGCGGCTTCGGCGGGGGCTTCGGCAACTTCAGCGACATCATGGACGCCTTCTTCGGCACGGCGGCGCAGCGCGGTCCGCGCTCGCGCACCCGCCGGGGCCAGGACGCCATGATCCGGCTGGACATCGACCTGGAAGAGGCGACGTTCGGCACCACCAAGGAGATCCAGGTCGACACGGCTGTCGTCTGCAACTCCTGCAGCGGCGACGGTGCCGCGCCCGGCACCTCGGCGCAGACCTGCGACATGTGCCGCGGCCGGGGCGAGGTCTCCCAGGTCACCCGGTCCTTCCTGGGCCAGGTCATGACGTCCAGGCCGTGCCCGCAGTGCCAGGGTTTCGGCACCGTGGTGCCCACTCCGTGCCCGGAGTGCGCCGGGGACGGCCGGGTGCGCTCGCGGCGCAGCCTCACCGTGAAGATCCCCGCCGGTGTCGACAACGGCACCCGCATCCAGCTCTCGGGCGAGGGTGAGGTGGGACCGGGCGGCGGCCCGGCCGGCGATCTGTACGTGGAGATCCACGAGAACTCCCACTCGACCTTCCAGCGTCGCGGCGACGACCTGCACTGCACCGTCACCATCCCGATGACGGCGGCGGCGCTGGGTACGAAGGTGCCGCTGGAGACGCTGGACGGCATGGAGGAGATCGACATCCGTCCCGGTACCCAGTCCGGCCAGTCGGTCCCGCTGCACGAACGCGGCGTCACCCATCTGCGCGGCGGAGGCCGGGGCCAGCTCATCGTGCACGTCGAGGTGACGACTCCGACCAAGCTGGAGGCGGAGGAGGAGGAGCTGCTGCGGCGGCTGGCCAAGCTCCGCGGCGAGGAGCGGCCCACCGGCCAGTTCCAGCCCGGGCAGCAGGGGCTGTTCTCGCGCCTGAAGGACGCCTTCAACGGACGCTGA
- the hrcA gene encoding heat-inducible transcriptional repressor HrcA, translating into MLSERRLEVLRAIVQDYVGTEEPVGSKALTERHNLKVSPATVRNDMAALEDDGFIAQPHTSAGRIPTDKGYRLFVDKLAGVKPLSSPERRAIQNFLEGAVDLDDVVGRTVRLLAQLTRQVAVVQYPSLTRSTVRHVELLGLAPARLMLVLITDTGRVEQRLIDCPAPIGEAVLADLRARLNSRVVGERFTEVPSLVQDLPEAFDADDRGTIQTVLATLLETLVEETEERLMIGGTANLTRFGHDFPLTIRPVLEALEEQVVLLKLLGEAKDPGMTVRIGHENQHEGLSSTSVVSVGYGSGDEAVAKLGVVGPTRMDYPGTMGAVRAVARYVGQILAES; encoded by the coding sequence GTGCTCAGCGAGCGACGACTTGAAGTGCTCCGCGCCATCGTCCAGGACTACGTCGGTACGGAGGAGCCGGTCGGCTCCAAGGCCCTCACCGAGCGGCACAACCTCAAGGTGTCCCCGGCCACGGTCCGCAACGACATGGCGGCGCTGGAGGACGACGGGTTCATCGCCCAGCCGCACACCAGCGCGGGCCGCATCCCCACCGACAAGGGGTACCGCCTCTTCGTCGACAAGCTCGCCGGGGTCAAGCCGCTCTCCTCGCCCGAGCGCCGGGCGATCCAGAACTTCCTGGAGGGCGCCGTCGACCTCGACGACGTCGTCGGCCGCACGGTGCGGCTGCTGGCGCAGCTCACCCGGCAGGTGGCCGTGGTGCAGTACCCGTCGCTGACCCGCTCGACGGTGCGGCACGTGGAACTGCTCGGGCTGGCTCCCGCGCGGCTGATGCTGGTGCTGATCACCGATACCGGCCGCGTCGAGCAGCGGCTGATCGACTGCCCGGCGCCGATCGGCGAGGCGGTGCTGGCCGACCTGCGAGCCCGGCTCAACAGCCGGGTGGTCGGTGAGCGGTTCACCGAGGTCCCCTCCCTGGTGCAGGACCTCCCGGAGGCGTTCGACGCCGACGACAGGGGCACGATCCAGACCGTGCTGGCCACCCTGCTGGAGACCCTGGTCGAGGAGACCGAGGAGCGGCTGATGATCGGCGGAACCGCCAATCTCACCCGCTTCGGGCACGACTTCCCGCTCACCATCCGGCCCGTTCTGGAGGCGTTGGAGGAGCAGGTCGTGCTGCTGAAGTTGCTCGGAGAAGCCAAGGATCCGGGTATGACCGTACGAATCGGGCATGAGAACCAGCACGAGGGGCTGAGTTCCACATCGGTCGTCTCGGTCGGTTACGGTTCGGGCGACGAAGCAGTCGCCAAACTCGGCGTGGTCGGACCGACCCGCATGGACTACCCCGGAACGATGGGAGCTGTACGCGCAGTGGCACGGTACGTCGGACAGATCCTGGCGGAGTCATAA
- a CDS encoding MBL fold metallo-hydrolase — translation MQPFAEDARQDPSAADSRWERIAPGVLRRRLPQWDATVGAVTGDSGALLVDTGSSLREGAGIRADVAALLGRRVTRIVLTHPHFDHIFGTAVFSGAQVYAAVGVRELLARGTDALRDDAVAHGLLEDEAGEAADVLVRPHHPVSGQLTLDLGGREVVLVNVGPAHTEHDLAVLVPGSPDVVFCGDLVEESGAPQAGADAHLARWPAALDRLLALGGEDAVYVPGHGALVDAAFVRTQRDELARRSAP, via the coding sequence ATGCAGCCGTTCGCAGAAGACGCCAGGCAGGACCCGTCGGCCGCCGACAGCCGCTGGGAGCGGATCGCCCCCGGGGTGCTGCGGCGCAGGCTGCCGCAGTGGGACGCGACGGTCGGCGCCGTCACCGGGGACAGCGGCGCGCTGCTCGTCGACACCGGGTCCAGCCTGCGGGAGGGCGCCGGAATCCGTGCGGACGTGGCCGCGCTGCTGGGGCGCCGGGTGACCCGGATCGTCCTCACCCACCCGCACTTCGACCACATCTTCGGCACCGCCGTCTTCTCCGGCGCCCAGGTGTACGCGGCCGTCGGCGTCCGCGAACTGCTGGCCCGCGGCACCGACGCACTGCGGGACGACGCCGTGGCGCACGGCCTGCTGGAGGACGAGGCGGGCGAGGCGGCCGACGTGCTGGTGCGCCCGCACCATCCGGTCAGCGGGCAACTCACCCTCGACCTGGGCGGACGCGAGGTCGTACTGGTGAACGTGGGTCCCGCGCACACCGAGCACGACCTGGCCGTTCTGGTGCCGGGCTCCCCCGACGTCGTCTTCTGCGGCGACCTGGTCGAGGAGTCCGGTGCACCGCAGGCCGGTGCGGACGCCCATCTCGCCCGCTGGCCGGCCGCGCTGGACCGGCTGCTGGCCCTCGGCGGCGAGGACGCGGTGTACGTGCCGGGGCACGGGGCGCTGGTCGACGCGGCGTTCGTGCGCACGCAGCGGGACGAGCTGGCGCGCCGCTCCGCGCCGTAG
- a CDS encoding DUF3097 domain-containing protein, with product MRSRYDNPDLTPPWKRPRAVPEVAAEPDLVVEEVSTGFCGAVVRCEKTAEGPTVTLEDRFGKHRVFPMAAAAFLLEGRTVTLVRPAPGGGPGAGAPAGRQRTASGSLAVPGARARVARAGRIYVEGRHDAELVEKVWGDDLRIEGVVVEYLEGVDDLPAVVEAFSPGPGARLGVLVDHLVPGSKESGIAAEVCGDHVLVVGHPYIDIWEAVKPASAGIRAWPRVPHGQDWKTGVCRALGWPEHTGAAWQRLLGRVRSYQDLEPALLGRVEELIDFVTAPDGA from the coding sequence ATGCGCAGCCGTTACGACAACCCGGACCTGACCCCTCCGTGGAAGCGGCCCCGAGCCGTGCCGGAGGTGGCCGCCGAGCCGGACCTGGTGGTGGAGGAGGTCAGCACCGGGTTCTGCGGGGCTGTCGTGCGGTGCGAGAAGACCGCCGAGGGCCCGACCGTCACCCTCGAGGACCGCTTCGGCAAGCACCGGGTCTTCCCCATGGCGGCAGCGGCCTTCCTGCTGGAGGGGCGGACGGTGACGCTGGTGCGGCCCGCGCCCGGCGGCGGGCCCGGCGCGGGCGCCCCGGCCGGGCGGCAGCGGACGGCCTCCGGCTCGCTGGCCGTACCGGGCGCCCGGGCCCGGGTGGCACGCGCCGGCCGGATCTACGTCGAGGGGCGGCACGACGCCGAACTGGTCGAGAAGGTGTGGGGCGACGACCTGCGCATCGAGGGCGTGGTCGTGGAGTACCTGGAGGGCGTCGACGACCTGCCCGCCGTCGTGGAGGCGTTCTCGCCCGGCCCCGGAGCCCGCCTCGGCGTGCTGGTGGACCACTTGGTGCCCGGCTCGAAGGAGTCCGGGATCGCCGCGGAGGTCTGCGGGGACCACGTGCTGGTGGTGGGGCACCCGTACATCGACATCTGGGAGGCCGTGAAACCCGCGTCGGCGGGCATCCGGGCCTGGCCGCGCGTTCCGCACGGCCAGGACTGGAAGACCGGCGTCTGCCGCGCCCTCGGCTGGCCGGAGCACACCGGCGCCGCCTGGCAGCGGCTGCTGGGGCGGGTGCGCAGCTACCAGGACCTGGAGCCGGCGCTGCTGGGCCGCGTGGAGGAACTGATCGACTTCGTGACGGCCCCGGACGGCGCCTGA
- the hemW gene encoding radical SAM family heme chaperone HemW, translating to MPSALPDGEPVPFDGSLPPHALTRGADSARPLGVYLHVPYCATRCGYCDFNTYTAPELRGADGGVAASQENYAHSLTEEIRLARRALGEDPRRVQTVFVGGGTPTLLPAADLGRMLAAVREEFGLAEDAEITTEANPDSVDPGYLAELREAGFNRISFGMQSAREHVLRVLERTHTPGRPEECVAEARKAGFAHVNLDLIYGTPGETDEDWRASLDAALAAGPDHISAYALIVEEGTRLARRVRRGEVPMTDDDVHADRYLIAEERLTAAGLEWYEVSNWAVAGDPAARCRHNELYWTGADWWGAGPGAHSHVGGVRWWNVKHPAGYARALAEGRSPGAGRELLEEEDRRVERILLELRLRQGCPLSLLAPEGVRAAAQARADGLLEPGPYEAGRAVLTLRGRLLADAVVRDLVD from the coding sequence ATGCCCTCCGCACTGCCCGACGGCGAGCCCGTACCGTTCGACGGTTCGCTCCCCCCGCACGCACTGACCCGCGGCGCCGACAGCGCACGCCCGCTCGGTGTCTACCTCCACGTCCCGTACTGCGCCACCCGCTGCGGCTACTGCGACTTCAACACCTACACCGCGCCCGAGCTGCGCGGCGCCGACGGCGGGGTGGCCGCCTCGCAGGAGAACTACGCGCACAGCCTCACCGAGGAGATCCGGCTGGCCCGCCGGGCGCTGGGCGAGGATCCGCGCCGGGTCCAGACGGTGTTCGTCGGCGGCGGCACCCCCACCCTGCTGCCCGCCGCCGATCTGGGCCGCATGCTGGCGGCCGTCCGGGAGGAGTTCGGCCTGGCCGAGGACGCCGAGATCACCACCGAGGCGAACCCGGACTCGGTGGACCCCGGCTACCTGGCCGAACTGCGGGAGGCGGGGTTCAACCGGATCTCCTTCGGCATGCAGAGCGCACGCGAGCACGTGCTGCGGGTGCTGGAGCGCACCCACACTCCCGGGCGGCCGGAGGAGTGCGTCGCCGAGGCCCGCAAAGCGGGCTTCGCGCACGTGAACCTGGATCTGATCTACGGGACGCCGGGCGAGACGGACGAGGACTGGCGCGCCTCCCTGGACGCCGCGCTGGCCGCGGGCCCGGACCACATCTCGGCGTACGCGCTCATCGTGGAGGAGGGCACCCGGCTCGCCCGGCGTGTGCGGCGCGGCGAGGTGCCGATGACCGACGACGACGTGCACGCCGACCGCTATCTGATCGCCGAGGAACGGCTGACCGCCGCCGGCCTGGAGTGGTACGAGGTCTCCAACTGGGCGGTGGCGGGCGACCCGGCAGCCCGGTGCCGGCACAACGAGCTGTACTGGACGGGCGCCGACTGGTGGGGGGCCGGGCCGGGCGCCCACAGCCATGTCGGCGGGGTGCGCTGGTGGAACGTCAAGCACCCGGCCGGCTACGCGCGGGCGCTGGCCGAGGGCCGCTCACCCGGTGCGGGCCGGGAACTGCTGGAGGAGGAGGACCGGCGGGTCGAGCGGATCCTGCTGGAGCTGCGGCTCCGGCAGGGCTGTCCCCTCTCGCTGCTGGCCCCCGAGGGCGTCCGGGCGGCCGCCCAAGCCCGCGCCGACGGGCTGCTGGAACCGGGACCGTACGAAGCGGGCCGGGCCGTACTCACGCTGCGCGGCCGGCTGCTGGCCGACGCGGTCGTCCGGGACCTGGTGGACTGA
- a CDS encoding SpoIIE family protein phosphatase: MNSGYEVRMAQPVERADGAEADTGSAVRGGGGMPHAVRTELPGNALAAGAARRFARVALGRWGVHGTPADDAVLLVSELVTNAVVHAGTSVALECRYAAGVLYTEVADRHPARRVAAHGEEGHGLRLVGALAKEWGISYRRDRKSVWFQLGTAAVHPPGADADADADADADADADADADADVGADADVGAEAAAFIRAAAEAARETDAARERPRGPVPRDTPAAGAAPGGARHEAPGEGLPPGPHPWPPGGPPDGPGGAALAARCPTPRLPHRDWMCNGALSFLAEASDLLAGHTDEDRVASLAGQLMVPRFADWCAVWLRDDERSRLPRLARVWHAQEGRIEELRARLAEEPPAPVGRVLPGQASPWRRPEDAAAGGGSGASAQCDLVVGGRPVGTLVIGRAGLLRIPDEVLGLVEDFARRVALAVLSARRYALQENISRILQRGLLPSEEMHVPGLDTALVYEPAGEGTWAGGDFYDLLRLPDGRWRFALGDVCGNGPEAAVVTGLARPVLRLLAREGHSVPETLDRLNREVGEQARFLSVVYGELAFRDGLVDCTLTCAGHPLPLVRDAAGQVRTAALPQLLLGVAQQVGYECQSFTLHPGDTLLCVTDGVTERRCGRRLFDDGDGLAACFADSAGLDAGGTAERLRRAVYAFAPDLPADDLAMLVLRLPEATGAAAVAHTG; encoded by the coding sequence ATGAACAGCGGGTACGAGGTGCGGATGGCGCAGCCGGTGGAGAGGGCGGACGGCGCCGAGGCGGACACGGGGAGCGCGGTGCGCGGCGGGGGCGGGATGCCGCATGCCGTGCGGACGGAACTGCCGGGCAACGCGCTCGCGGCGGGGGCTGCGCGCCGCTTCGCCCGGGTGGCGCTGGGCCGGTGGGGCGTGCATGGCACCCCCGCGGACGACGCGGTACTGCTGGTGAGCGAACTGGTCACCAACGCGGTGGTGCACGCGGGAACATCGGTCGCGCTGGAGTGCCGTTACGCCGCGGGGGTCCTCTACACGGAGGTCGCCGACCGTCACCCGGCCCGTCGGGTGGCCGCGCATGGTGAGGAGGGGCACGGTCTGCGGCTGGTCGGTGCGCTCGCCAAGGAGTGGGGTATCAGCTACCGCAGGGACCGCAAGTCGGTGTGGTTCCAGCTCGGTACAGCGGCCGTCCACCCTCCGGGCGCAGACGCAGACGCAGACGCAGACGCAGATGCAGATGCAGACGCAGACGCAGACGCAGACGCGGACGTCGGTGCGGACGCGGACGTCGGCGCAGAGGCAGCCGCGTTCATACGAGCAGCCGCTGAGGCCGCACGGGAGACGGACGCCGCACGGGAGAGGCCGCGCGGGCCCGTGCCGCGTGACACCCCGGCCGCCGGCGCCGCTCCCGGCGGTGCCCGGCACGAGGCGCCCGGCGAGGGCCTCCCGCCGGGCCCGCACCCGTGGCCGCCCGGGGGCCCGCCGGACGGGCCGGGCGGCGCCGCGCTCGCCGCCCGGTGCCCGACGCCCCGGCTCCCGCACCGGGACTGGATGTGCAACGGCGCGCTCTCCTTCCTCGCCGAGGCGTCCGACCTGCTGGCCGGGCACACCGACGAGGACAGGGTCGCCTCGCTCGCCGGACAGCTGATGGTGCCCCGCTTCGCCGACTGGTGCGCTGTGTGGCTGCGGGACGACGAGCGCTCCCGGCTGCCCCGGCTGGCCCGGGTCTGGCACGCGCAGGAGGGCCGGATCGAGGAGTTGCGGGCCCGGCTCGCCGAGGAACCGCCGGCCCCCGTCGGGCGGGTGCTGCCGGGGCAGGCGTCCCCTTGGCGCCGGCCGGAAGATGCCGCGGCGGGCGGCGGCAGCGGCGCCTCGGCCCAGTGCGATCTGGTCGTCGGCGGCCGCCCGGTCGGCACGCTGGTGATCGGACGCGCCGGACTGCTGCGGATACCGGACGAAGTGCTGGGCCTGGTGGAGGACTTCGCCCGCCGGGTGGCGCTCGCGGTGCTCTCCGCCCGCCGCTACGCGCTCCAGGAGAACATCAGCCGGATCCTCCAGCGCGGGCTGCTGCCCAGCGAGGAGATGCACGTACCCGGCCTGGACACCGCGCTGGTCTACGAACCGGCCGGTGAGGGCACCTGGGCGGGCGGCGACTTCTACGACCTGCTGCGGTTGCCCGACGGCCGCTGGCGGTTCGCACTCGGTGACGTATGCGGCAACGGCCCCGAAGCCGCCGTGGTCACCGGACTGGCCCGCCCGGTGCTGCGGCTGCTGGCCCGCGAGGGCCACTCCGTACCCGAGACCCTGGACCGGCTCAACCGGGAGGTCGGTGAGCAGGCCCGGTTCCTGTCCGTCGTCTACGGGGAACTCGCCTTCCGCGACGGCCTGGTGGACTGCACGCTCACCTGCGCCGGGCATCCGCTGCCGCTGGTCCGGGACGCCGCGGGGCAGGTGCGGACCGCCGCGCTGCCGCAGTTACTCCTCGGGGTCGCCCAGCAGGTCGGCTACGAGTGCCAGTCCTTCACGCTGCACCCCGGTGACACGCTGCTGTGTGTCACCGACGGGGTGACCGAACGGCGCTGTGGCCGTCGGCTGTTCGACGACGGCGACGGGCTGGCGGCGTGCTTCGCCGACTCCGCGGGGCTGGACGCGGGCGGGACGGCCGAGCGGCTGCGCCGCGCGGTGTACGCCTTCGCGCCGGATCTGCCCGCCGACGACCTCGCGATGCTGGTGCTGCGACTGCCGGAGGCCACCGGCGCCGCCGCCGTCGCGCACACCGGCTGA